DNA from Eucalyptus grandis isolate ANBG69807.140 chromosome 5, ASM1654582v1, whole genome shotgun sequence:
ACTTACCTCTTTCATCCGAACCACATCAAAGGCAATCGTAGGCTCCCATAACCTGCTACGCTTCTTTGGAAAATTGACATCTTCACGTCGAACAACTTCTCTTCCAAGATCTTtaagttgatcatgcatccacaaCGTATCATCTTTTGTTATCATTATCAAAGACATACGGGTAAGGACAAGTAGTTCACTCCTTGGAAAATAGTTGGAAGCTTTCCACATATAGTATGGGTGGAGTCTATCTTTTCCAATgaagaaacaagcaatatcaAGAAAGATCTCTCTTTGATGAGGCTGTAACATGTCATAactgatttttaatttatcgaGGACTTCCGGGTTGGGCACCAAATCTAACTTCTTCAAAGTGTCTTTCCAAAAAATTTTGCTCTTGCAATAAAGTGAGGAATCAATAACCTCGAGAGCTAAAGGAAGTCCACCTGTTTTCGTAGTAATTTTTTTGAGCTATCAACCAAGTCCCGCGGTGGGAAATCCATCCTGAAGGCATGTTTACTAAAAAGCCGAAGAGCATGGAAAGAATCCATTTCTGTCATTTTATAGATTATAAACTCTTGAAAATGTGCTTGGAAACTACTCTCTTTGTCCTCCTCCTTGATTGGCAAAAAGTTGATATCCCTTGTTGTAATGATGATTCTGCTTCTTGGACCAAACCAATCACTCTTTCCTGCTAACTTAGAGAGTTGATCTCTCTTATCCACATCATCGAGAACAAGGAGAACTTTCTTATCACGAAACCTTTCTCTAATTGTGTTAATCCCTACATCAACATAATGGTGGATCCCTATAGATCTGCCTTGGAGAATTTCTGATAATAACTGTTTTGTAAGTCAACAATTCTACCTTGTTGCATAGATTCGCGAATGTCTGAAAGGAAGCTACAACCTTGAAATTGATTGGAGATTTGATTAAAGATAGCACTTGCGAGAGTTGTCTTACCGACACCGCCCATTCCATGGATGACTAGGTAGTGAACATCACGAGAACCTTCGTTTAACATGTCCATGATAGCTTCAACACGATCATGAATCCCAACTAAATTATTAGGCAGATTTCTCATTCTTTTCATCAGCTTGGTCAAAATCTCATCAACAATAGTGTTGATGATTTCACCCTGCTTACAATATTGACATACGAGTCTTAGCATGAAACATAGGGCAAAAGAACTCTCAAGTTGAGCAATATTCTAGACACGGAATCAAGCGGATTTAAATGGGCGAGGTTTAATCAAATGGAAGCTCACTTTCTTTACTGAAAGGAAATCTTGACTAATGAAATTAGATCTATACTATATTTGGACGAGTGGTTCGGGAACAAAAGATAATAATTGccagggaaaaaggaaagaaattggaTAAACCAATATACTGTGATTGGTGGAAGTAATTAAAACAGAAAACAAATGGGAGAGAATTCTATTCCTTATTATAATCTCACTTTTTTTATTGCCtgagaaaataaatgaacaaaaagcaTATTCCAAAGTCATACTCTTATCCTTTGTCCTTCATGCCCCAACCCTTGATTCTTGCGACCTCGGTCAAAGCTTCCTTCCATTGCCGAATCTCATCGAGGCCAAACTCCTTCTCATGCTTCTTCAGAACATCGAGGTACAATCGAGTTTTGAGCTTTACATCATCGGGATTCACGTCATAGAATATGGGTAGAATCACTTTGTCATTTGCTTTGCTTGAGCACTCTAGTATGTATGTGAGCTCGCGGAGACACCACTTACTAGATGTGTAGGTCCTAGAGAAAATGGGCAAGTATATTTTGGAGGATTCAATGGCATGCAGAAGTTTGCCTGCAATCTTTTTGCCCTTTCGGATCTCTTCATTGTCTTTGAAGACACGAATCCCAGCTCCGACCAAGGAGTGATAGAGGCAATCAGTGAAATTGAGGCGGGTATCGGGGCCTCTAAAACTCAAAAACACCTCAAATTCGGCCACTGACAGCAAATTGCCATCATCGACACAAGCAAACGTCGCCATCGTATCTGAAGagtccctctttctcttcatcctTCTTCAGGAGCTCAAAATCTACACCGGATCTGATCACAGCGGGATGTGGAGTCCTTTCTAAATCTGATCTGAGATTCCTCAAGAGGAATCAGCAAAGCACCAGAGGCAGGAGAATTGCAATGCTCTTTCGCTGTCTTTCTCGGATTCGTTTGCTTTTTACTCGGCacggaaaggaaaaagaatggcGACGACTTTGGACAGTCTTAGCCTCCTCCAAAGTGGCGGAATCCAGCTTGATCACGTTATGCTGGCAATGAAAAAGGTTGCTTTACACCGTTCGTTCTTGTGCAATAATACCTCATTGAAATATGAGATCGGTCGGCCACAACACGTCCACGTCAACGAATGGTTCCTACTTCCTACTGCTCTTTTCACATATAAAATATGAATTACCTCTTTCTTAGTTAAAAGGTTTTCCCCCGATAATAGGCCTgcatttgaccaagaagaaaagaaaaaacgataATAGGCTTGCACGCATTAGTTGCCGCGCCAGACCCGGCGCGGAGTCATTTCCTCTCTCCTGCTTTTTCTCCATCCGAAGGATGAAGACTGAcgccttctctctcccttcctcttgTAAGTTCAAAATTTTAGGTTCCCTCGTCTTTGTTTTCTCCGATGCGTGCTTGCTCGCTTGGCGTTCGTTCTCATTGTGTCTCGCTTCTTTGCTCTCTGCTCCGGCGCTTGCTTGGCTTGTTCGCTCTCTGCTTCCGTGCTCCCTCGCTCTCTGAATTCCTTCTCATCCCAAAATCAGATTCTGGAAATTTTTTCTGAGGGCTCTAAGAATGTTCAATTATCATGAACTGCGAGTTGTGGCTTGCAATTTTAACGAGGCAAATTTTGTGAGCTGAGGTTGATCTGGAGAGTGTCTTACGCTCTTTTCTAGGACTTTTGAGTCTTGTCTGATGGGCATGCCATGTATTTAACTACAGATATGAGAATTGTAAGGTGGTATGTCACCTAAAACTTGTATCGGATTCTGCTATCCTGGCAAATGAAGGAAGAACATTGTACGGTACTTGACAAATGCAGGCTTTGCCAAAGCAGTGATATTATCATTGTACGTTGAATAATTCGTGAACCAAACTAAAGTTCagatattaatttgaaaaataattaagaaatttgctatttgtattttattttctgaaatttgtcCCCATTTTTGTTTCAGGGGAAAAAAGGTCTGATTAGAGAAATTGGAGGGAAATGAAACGAGTAAAGTAGTCGCTTCATCAGTTCTAAATTTCGTAAACCAAAATACAGATTTGTCGTAAAAATTAAGTTTATATGACTCCAAAATAAAACCTTCTTTTGAATTGAATCGAAGTCGATCTCCATCGTAACCGGCTTCTCAGCTTCACCTGAGCGGCCCTCGAACACGCCAGTTCAGCTGCTTCTATTTTGGCTTTTGCCGCCTTTCCCCTAGCTAACAAGCAAGGCTATTTAACTTTCCAAGGCAAGTTTGAATTGAGAAGTCCATCTAAACGGTTCGCAAGGCAACTAGGAAGACGTTACATGAGATATCTAATTATCGAAAATCAGAACAAGTTGCTGTCACTCAATGACCTTCCCATTACCATGGCGAGAATCCCTCAGACACCACCCTAGATCTCCAGGCTGCCATGACAAGGGCGACAAGAAATTCTTGCGCGACCATCGCGAACACAATGCATTTCCTCGAAGAAGAAATGCTACCGAAGATAGGAGAATATATGCGTTGCACCGATATTTTCTGTTGGCCCTTTCCACAAGTTAGCCCCTTCTTCATCTAGCTCATTACTGAAGGAAAATACCGGGTGCATTTCATGGCTCAACAGACAAGCTAGCAGATCGGTCTTTTACGTAAACATCGGCAGCGGGGCTAGCGTTAACGAGGAAGGACTGCTGGATTGGCCATGAGAGAGAGGCCTTTCTTGTGGGTGGTACGACCCAGTTTGTTGTGCTACGCGAAGTGGCTCGAGCTCTTGCCGAAGTGGGAGATATAATACCAggtcttttgcttctttcccTTTAGtgatacaaaagaagaaatagcgtttcgaaaatggattttattaaCAAATGCTTTTTGGACGCTGTTAAGCAATCAAGTAAGAGAAAAGTATAGTTCCCCATGCATCAATTGTTCCCATGACACTCGTAATACCCGCATTCACTATTCTGAGCATAACAAATCAACTTATAAATATGAAATCAAGGATCTCATGTGCAACTACATAACATCTTAGTTATGGTAGTTTCGACATAACACTGGAAGAATGCACGGAGCTCTTCTCATCTACCGTTGGAATATTATCTGCTTattgcaataaattttgaaTCGACATTCACACATCTAAAACTATTACTCGAGAAAGAATTTGTCTACCCAAGTCCAAATGGGTTCATCTAGACTGTTATTTGTTGCACAAATTGACAGAATGCGTAAAGGAAGCAAGATGCAAGAGACAAAGGGATTGAGAGAAGTTTTTCTATTacttcaattgtatcaattcgaCATACAATGTTTTGTAATTATAATACAGAGTGTATatgaagaaaggaaataaaaaattctataaaTCAAATCTATATTTCTGTCCAATATTAATTGATAtgattagatcaatttagatCAAAATCCGGCGGATCTTtaggcatatcttccaacactatCCCTCAAGCCggtggcttgtagatatccAAGACACCCGCATTCACTATTCTGAGCATAACAAATCAACTTATAAATATGAAATCAAGGATCTCATGTGCAACTACATAACATCTTAGTTATGGTAGTTTCGACATAACACTGGAAGAATGCACGGAGCTCTTCTCATCTACCGTTGGAATATTATCTGCTTattgcaataaattttgaaTCGACATTCACACATCTAAAACTATTACTCGAGAAAGAATTTGTCTACCCAAGTCCAAATGGGTTCATCTAGACTGTTATTTGTTGCACAAATTGACAGAATGCGTAAAGGAAGCAAGATGCAAGAGACAAAGGGATTGAGAGAAGTTTTTCTATTacttcaattgtatcaattcgaCATACAATGTTTTGTAATTATAATACAGAGTGTATatgaagaaaggaaataaaaattctataaatCAAATCTATATTTCTGTCCAATATTAATTGATAtgattagatcaatttagatCAAAATCCGCGGATCTTcaggcatatcttccaacactatCCCTCAAG
Protein-coding regions in this window:
- the LOC104446789 gene encoding toll/interleukin-1 receptor-like protein; translation: MATFACVDDGNLLSVAEFEVFLSFRGPDTRLNFTDCLYHSLVGAGIRVFKDNEEIRKGKKIAGKLLHAIESSKIYLPIFSRTYTSSKWCLRELTYILECSSKANDKVILPIFYDVNPDDVKLKTRLYLDVLKKHEKEFGLDEIRQWKEALTEVARIKGWGMKDKG